In Bos taurus isolate L1 Dominette 01449 registration number 42190680 breed Hereford chromosome 9, ARS-UCD2.0, whole genome shotgun sequence, a single genomic region encodes these proteins:
- the TAAR9 gene encoding trace amine-associated receptor 9, with amino-acid sequence MVNNFSQAEAVELCYQNINGSCVKTSYTPGPRAILYAVLGLGAVLAVFGNLLVIIVILHFKQLHTPTNFLIASLACADFLVGVTVMPFSTVRSVESCWYFGDSYCKFHTCFDTSFCFASLFHLCCISIDRYIAVTDPLAYPTKFTVSVSGICIVLSWFFSVTYSFSIFYTGANEEGIEDLVVALTCVGGCQAPLNQNWVLLCFLLFFIPTVVMVFIYGKIFLVAKYQARKIESTASQAQCSSESYKERVAKRERKAAKTLGIAVAAFLVSWLPYVIDAVIDAYMNFITPPYVYEILVWCVYYNSAMNPLIYAFFYPWFRKAIKLIISGQVLRVDSSTINIFSEEADID; translated from the coding sequence atggtgaACAATTTCTCCCAAGCTGAAGCTGTGGAACTCTGCTACCAGAACATCAATGGGTCCTGTGTTAAGACCTCTTACACACCAGGTCCTCGGGCAATTCTATATGCAGTCCTCGGTTTGGGGGCTGTGCTGGCCGTGTTTGGAAACTTACTGGTCATTATTGTTATTCTTCACTTCAAACAGCTGCACACTCCCACTAACTTTCTGATCGCATCTCTGGCCTGTGCAGACTTCTTGGTGGGAGTGACTGTGATGCCCTTCAGCACAGTGAGGTCAGTGGAGAGCTGCTGGTACTTTGGGGACAGCTACTGTAAATTTCATACTTGTTTCGATACTTCCTTctgttttgcttctttatttcatttatgctGTATCTCGATCGATAGATATATTGCTGTTACTGACCCTCTGGCCTATCCTACCAAGTTTACGGTTTCTGTTTCAGGAATATGCATTGTTCTCTCTTGGTTCTTTTCTGTCACATACAGTTTTTCTATCTTTTACACGGGGGCCAATGAGGAAGGGATTGAGGACCTCGTAGTTGCTCTCACTTGTGTAGGAGGCTGCCAGGCTCCATTGAATCAAAATTGGGTTCTACTCTGTTTTCTCCTATTCTTTATACCCACTGTTGTTATGGTGTTTATATATGGTAAGATATTTTTGGTGGCTAAATATCAGGCCAGGAAGATAGAAAGTACAGCCAGCCAAGCTCAGTGCTCCTCAGAGAGTTACAAGGAAAGAgtagcaaagagagagagaaaagcggCTAAAACACTGGGTATTGCCGTGGCAGCTTTTCTGGTCTCTTGGCTTCCATATGTTATTGATGCTGTGATCGATGCTTATATGAATTTTATAACTCCTCCTTATGTTTATGAGATTTTAGTGTGGTGTGTTTATTATAATTCGGCTATGAATCCCTTGATTTATGCTTTTTTTTATCCATGGTTTCGGAAGGCAATAAAGCTTATCATAAGTGGCCAAGTCTTAAGAGTTGATTCATCCacaattaatatattttctgagGAAGCAGACATAGATTAA
- the TAAR8 gene encoding trace amine-associated receptor 8, with protein MTSNLSQPDTVQFCYENVNRSCIKSSYSPASRVILYTVFGFGSLLAIFGNFLVMMSVLHFKQLHSPANFLIASLACADFLVGVTVMPFSMVRSVESCWYFGARFCALHSSCDVAFCYSSLFHLCFISIDRYVAVTDPLVYPTKFTVSVSGVCISISWILPIVYSGAVFYTGVSDDGMEELVSALNCVGGCQIVINQGWVLISVLIFFIPSLIMVILYGKIFIVAKQQALKIENTGSKAESQSYKSRVAKRERKAAKTLGVTVVAFMISWLPYTIDILIDAFMGFITPAYIYEICCWGAYYNSAMNPLIYALFYPWFRKAMKVILTGGLLNGSSSNISLFLE; from the coding sequence ATGACCAGCAATCTTTCCCAACCTGATACCGTGCAGTTCTGCTATGAGAATGTGAACAGATCTTGTATTAAATCTTCCTACTCACCTGCATCTCGGGTGATTCTGTACACAGTGTTTGGCTTTGGGTCTTTATTGGCTATCTTTGGAAACTTCTTGGTGATGatgtcagttcttcacttcaagCAGCTGCATTCGCCAGCCAATTTCTTGATCGCCTCTCTGGCCTGCGCGGACTTTCTGGTGGGAGTGACCGTGATGCCCTTCAGCATGGTCAGGTCCGTGGAGAGCTGCTGGTACTTTGGAGCCAGATTTTGTGCCCTTCACAGTTCCTGTGATGTGGCATTTTGTTACTCTTCTCTCTTCCACTTGTGCTTCATCTCCATCGACAGGTACGTTGCTGTTACTGACCCCCTGGTCTATCCCACCAAGTTCACGGTGTCTGTGTCAGGAGTATGCATCAGCATCTCCTGGATCCTGCCCATTGTGTACAGCGGAGCTGTGTTCTACACAGGTGTCAGTGACGATGGGATGGAGGAATTAGTAAGTGCTCTCAACTGTGTAGGCGGTTGTCAAATTGTTATAAATCAAGGATGGGTTTTGATAAGCGTTCTCATATTTTTTATACCTTCCCTCATTATGGTAATTCTTTATGGTAAGATTTTTATTGTAGCTAAACAACAAGCtctaaaaattgaaaatactgGCAGCAAAGCAGAATCACAGAGCTATAAATCCAGAGTggccaagagagagagaaaagcggCTAAAACCCTGGGGGTCACAGTAGTAGCATTTATGATTTCATGGTTACCATATACAATTGATATATTAATTGATGCCTTTATGGGTTTCATAACCCCTGCCTATATTTATGAGATTTGCTGTTGGGGTGCCTATTATAACTCAGCCATGAACCCTTTGATTTATGCTTTATTTTACCCTTGGTTTAGGAAAGCCATGAAAGTCATTTTAACTGGGGGACTTTTAAATGGTAGTTCATCAAAcattagtttatttttagaaTGA
- the LOC783380 gene encoding trace amine-associated receptor 7a, producing the protein MNSSSPSVAAVQLCYKHLNGSCVKTPYSLGPRLILYTVFIFGAVLAVFGNLLVMISILHFKQLHSPTNFLIASLACADFMVGVTVMPFSIVRSVESCWYFGESYCQFHSCFDVSFCLASIYHLCFISLDRYIAVTDPLVYPTRFTVSFSGMCIASSWLFSIIYSFSLLGTGANAVGLEDLVSALTCVGGCQIAMNQSWVLVNFLLFFIPTLVMIILYSKIFLIAEQQARKIESLNIKTGRCSESYQDRVAKRERKAARTLGITVLAFLVSWLPYFLDAITDAFLGFITPTYVYEILVWIAYYNSAMNPLIYAFFYPWFRKAIKLIVTGKVLRANSSTVNLFSE; encoded by the coding sequence ATGAACAGCAGCTCACCCAGCGTTGCAGCTGTGCAGCTCTGCTACAAGCACCTGAACGGATCCTGTGTGAAAACACCCTACTCACTAGGTCCCCGCCTGATCCTGTACACAGTGTTCATCTTTGGAGCTGTGCTGGCTGTATTTGGAAACCTCTTGGTAATGATTTCCATTCTCCACTTCAAGCAGCTGCATTCTCCTACCAATTTTTTGATCGCTTCCCTGGCTTGTGCGGACTTCATGGTGGGAGTGACTGTGATGCCCTTCAGCATAGTGAGGTCCGTGGAGAGCTGCTGGTATTTTGGGGAGAGTTACTGTCAATTTCATTCCTGTTTTGATGTGTCATTCTGTCTAGCTTCCATCTACCACTTGTGCTTTATCTCTCTGGACAGGTACATTGCCGTCACTGACCCCCTGGTCTATCCAACCAGGTTCACTGTGTCTTTTTCTGGCATGTGTATTGCCTCCTCTTGGCTCTTTTcgattatttattctttttcccttcttGGCACAGGAGCAAATGCAGTTGGACTGGAGGATCTAGTAAGTGCTCTCACCTGTGTGGGAGGCTGTCAAATTGCAATGAATCAAAGTTGGGTATTGGtgaattttctattatttttcatccCCACCCTTGTGATGATAATTCTTTACTCCAAGATTTTCCTCATTGCTGAACAACAGGCTAGAAAAATTGAGAGTCTGAACATTAAGACTGGGAGATGCTCAGAAAGCTACCAAGACAGAGTGgccaagagggagagaaaggcagCAAGAACACTGGGCATCACAGTGCTAGCATTTCTGGTCTCCTGGCTGCCTTACTtcctggatgccatcactgatgcCTTCCTAGGCTTCATCACTCCCACATATGTTTATGAAATACTGGTTTGGATTGCTTATTATAACTCAGCTATGAACCCCTTGATTTATGCTTTCTTTTATCCTTGGTTTCGAAAAGCCATCAAACTCATTGTCACTGGCAAAGTCTTGAGAGCGAATTCCTCGacagtaaatttattttctgagtAA